The genomic window ACCCACGCGATGGCCGCGTGATCGAAGAACTCGGCACCTACGACCCAATGTGCCCAGAAACCGATGCACGCACCTCGCTGAAGACCGAGCGTGTTGATTACTGGCTTGGTGTTGGGGCTCAGCCCAGCGACAAAGTGGCTGTGTTGATCAAGAAGTACGGCACCGAAGGCACCCACTTGGAAGCTCAAAAGGCTGCCGTGGAGCGTTTGGGACGCCGCAAGGATTACACCCCACCACCAGAAGCTCCCGCTCCGAAGCCAGCTCCTGCTGCCGAAGCTCCCGCCGAGGAAGCACCTGCGGAAGAGCCAGCCGCAGAAGCTGCTTCGGAAGATGCCGCAGCGGAAGCCACCACCGAGTGAGATTCGACGTTGTCACCCTGTTTCCGGCGATCTTTGACGGTTATCTGACCCAAAGTTTGCTGGACAAGGCGATTGTTCGAGGTTTGGTTGAGATCCAACGACATAACCTCCGAGATTGGGCCGAAGACACTCCTCACCGCAAAGTCGATGATCGACCGTTCGGTGGCGGCCCCGGAATGTTGTTGCAAGTCGAACCAACCGTGAAGTGTGTTCGAGACGTGGACGCGATGTGCGACGTTCCGGCTCGAAAGATTTTGTTGACCCCGCAAGGTCGACGGCTGGACCAAAGGTTGGCCGAAGACCTCGCCACCAGCGACCGCATCATGTTGATGTGTGGTCGTTACGAAGGATTTGATCAACGCGTGTTGGATATCCTCCAACCCGAAGAGATCAGCATTGGTGATTTCGTCCTCAACGGGGGCGAGGTCGCTGCCATGACCATCATTGACGCTGTCGTCCGGTTGCTGCCCGGCGTGCTTGGCGATGAACAAAGCAGCCTGGATGATTCGTTCAGCCGTGGTAATCGGATGCTCGAGTTTCCCCAGTACACCCGGCCGCGAGAATTCGAAGGCCATACCGTGCCTGACGTTTTGCTCAGCGGTGACCATGCGGCGATCGCCAAATGGCGAGCCGAGCAGAGTCGGGTGAAAACGATTGATCGTCGCCGCGATTTGCTGCCCGAGAATTCGAAACCCAACCACGAACACCCCAACCAACGCTCCTGAACAGCACAGAGGTTTTCCAATGAACAACGCCATCATGGAATTGGTCGACAAGGCCAATCAGAAAGAAGACGCCCCGCAATTCGAAATCGGCGACACCGTCGACGTGCACTCCAAGATTCTGGAAGGCAACAAAGAGCGGATCCAGGTGTTCACCGGCGTCGTGATCGCTCGCAGCGGCAAGGGTGCTCAAGAGATGTTCACCGTTCGTCGCATCGTGGCTGGCGAAGGCGTGGAGCGTAAGTTCCCCGTGCACAGCCCGCGCATCGAAAAGGTTGAAGTCAAACGCAGTGGCGTGACCCGTCGTGCCAAGCTTTACTTCCTTCGCGACCGCGTCGGAAAAGCTGTTCGCTTGAAAGAGCGTCGCCGCGTCTGATCGCGGGGAGCGTTTCGTTCATATGCATCGCCAAGCTGCTCGGGTTTCTCGAGCAGCTTGTTTGCTGCGCGTAAAGTGGAAAGGGAAGCAGAGGCTCAGGGCCACAGGAGGACAGTGGGTGAATCTACCATCGCGTAGGTCGTGTCTCACATGGCGCCCCGACCGATGCTTTGGAACAAAGCGAGGTCACACCCGGTTGGCGACTCACCCCCTCGGGCGACGACAAGCAGTGATTCACACACCAGGGCATTGGTGGATGTAGTCGGTAGTGCGTTGGGCGAGACTTGTACCGGCGGTGTGCAGGAGGGTGTCGGCCAAGAGTGGCCAACCTACGAGGGAGCGTGGGTCGGCGGCGAATCTGCCATCGCGTAGGTCATGTCTCACATGACGGCCCGGCCGATGCTTTGGAACAAAGCGAGGTCACAACCGGTTTGCGGCTCGCTAATCCTGCCCGCGGCGCCAGCCAGTGAGTCACGCACTAGGACATTGGTGAACGCAGTCGGTAGTGAGCGTGGGCAAGGCTCGTGTCGGCGGTGTGCAGGCGGGCGTCGGCCAGGAGTGGCCAACCTACGAGCGAGGTAGACCTTCGGTCGTCAGTCCTTTCAAGGCTTCGCGGAGCGGATCATCGTCGGGGCCGCAGAATCCCCAGTGCTCGCGTCGCCGCCAGCCTTCCGCGTGTTCAAATTTGCCGCTCATCCGGCCAACCATTCGAGACAGGTCGCGCATCGTTTCCAGGTAGCTGTCCATGCCCTGGCTTTCGTCCAACCATTGCTTTTGGCTGGCGTGGCATGCCAAGGCGGTGGTCTTTTGTTCCATCACATCGGACGTGTTCACGTAGAAATGCGGCGTGACCAGCTCGCCCGTCGGTTGTCGGCAGCCAACGGGTTGAGCGTGATAGACCGTCACGGGGTCCATGAAGACTTCCGTCGGCGGATCGCTCGGATAGTTTGGCATCCCGTGGCAAAACGCGGCGCTGACGCCCAATCGGCAAGCCGTTTCGTGATCTTCCATGTAATCGACGGGTGAGTGCACGAGAACGATGGACGGTTTGCATTGCCGGACCACCGCCACGACCTTTTGCAGGTTCGCATCGTTGTAGGTGACCTCCATGTCCGGGCAGATCGGCGGGTAGAAGGTCGCTCCCAGTAACGCCGCCGCCTGCTTGGCTTCTTCCAGTCGCGTCGCCGCGCATTCGGATTGGTTGAGCGTGGTGCTGCCGCGGGAACCGTCGGCGAGGTTCATGTAGTGCAAGTCCCATCCTCGTTGGGCCAGCAGCAACATGGTTCCGGCGTAGAGAAATTCAATGTCGTCAGGATGAGCAGCGATGGCGAGCGCGGAGGGCATTCAGGAACTTCATTTCGAGGAGACGAGCCGGAGTTTCTCAAGGGGCACATAATACCGCACGTAGCGTTCGCCGTTCCTGAACAGTTCGCCTTTGGGGTCGTTCACCAAAACAGTCGCTCGCCGAGTGATGCGGTTGACGCGTCCGACAATGCGTTGCGATCCGTTCTGGAACATCACCTGGTCACCCACTCGAATGTTGAACTTGGTGGCCGCGCGTTCGCGTTGCGTGATTAGATCGTGCTGGTAGTCGGTGTGTCCGAAGAAGCTTCGGGCGATCGACTGAAAGCGTTTCTGATTGCAGTTGCCCGCGTTCCAAATCAGCATCTCAATCAGGTGCGTCATCTCGTGTTCGGCGACCCGCTGCATCGCTTCCAGGCGATCCTTGCACTTGCGTCCGGTGACGGTCACCGGACGGTTCACGTCCTCGAAGGTTTGAAACAGCAACGTCGAAGACAGGATCATCTCGAACTTTCGCGGTCCATTGCGGTTGCCGTTGGGGTAGTGGGTCACCAGCTTGCCGGCCGCACTGGTCATGCGTGAAGAGAATCCAAATTCCAGTCCTTCCGCCTTTGCGACCGGTAGCACGCGGCCCTCGAAAAAGGCCTCGTCGAGCAAGTGAATGAGTCGAACCAAGTCATCGCGTCCCACCCGAGCGAAGTTGGGGCGGTCGATGGTGCGGCTGAGGCTAAGGACTTCGTTGTGAATCCGCTTTTGCAGTTCAGGGATCCGCTTTGGATCTGGACGACGTTTCTGCAGAAACTCGGCCAGGGCAAACAGCGTG from Rhodopirellula halodulae includes these protein-coding regions:
- the rpsP gene encoding 30S ribosomal protein S16, which translates into the protein MKKMGRTHRPFFRVCAVDQRNPRDGRVIEELGTYDPMCPETDARTSLKTERVDYWLGVGAQPSDKVAVLIKKYGTEGTHLEAQKAAVERLGRRKDYTPPPEAPAPKPAPAAEAPAEEAPAEEPAAEAASEDAAAEATTE
- the trmD gene encoding tRNA (guanosine(37)-N1)-methyltransferase TrmD — encoded protein: MRFDVVTLFPAIFDGYLTQSLLDKAIVRGLVEIQRHNLRDWAEDTPHRKVDDRPFGGGPGMLLQVEPTVKCVRDVDAMCDVPARKILLTPQGRRLDQRLAEDLATSDRIMLMCGRYEGFDQRVLDILQPEEISIGDFVLNGGEVAAMTIIDAVVRLLPGVLGDEQSSLDDSFSRGNRMLEFPQYTRPREFEGHTVPDVLLSGDHAAIAKWRAEQSRVKTIDRRRDLLPENSKPNHEHPNQRS
- the rplS gene encoding 50S ribosomal protein L19 — translated: MNNAIMELVDKANQKEDAPQFEIGDTVDVHSKILEGNKERIQVFTGVVIARSGKGAQEMFTVRRIVAGEGVERKFPVHSPRIEKVEVKRSGVTRRAKLYFLRDRVGKAVRLKERRRV
- a CDS encoding PIG-L deacetylase family protein, which produces MPSALAIAAHPDDIEFLYAGTMLLLAQRGWDLHYMNLADGSRGSTTLNQSECAATRLEEAKQAAALLGATFYPPICPDMEVTYNDANLQKVVAVVRQCKPSIVLVHSPVDYMEDHETACRLGVSAAFCHGMPNYPSDPPTEVFMDPVTVYHAQPVGCRQPTGELVTPHFYVNTSDVMEQKTTALACHASQKQWLDESQGMDSYLETMRDLSRMVGRMSGKFEHAEGWRRREHWGFCGPDDDPLREALKGLTTEGLPRS